The proteins below are encoded in one region of Amycolatopsis acidiphila:
- a CDS encoding FAD-dependent oxidoreductase: protein MSQPILMTVDDDPAVSRSVARDLRRRYGQDYRVVRAGSGADALDALREIKLRGDAVAAILADYRMPHMDGIAFLEQAMDLFPHARRALLTAYADTDAAIQAINVVDVDHYLLKPWDPPEEKLYPVVDALVDAWRAAGDRPVQEIKVVGHHWSAPSYQVRDFLARNSVPYRWYPVDEPEAARLLEAAGATADEIPVLITSDGTVLRKPGGEEIAGAVGLSTRPAEEFYDLIVVGGGPAGLGAAVYGASEGLRTVLVERKATGGQAGQSSRIENYLGFPDGVSGAQLTDRARRQAQKFGAEVLTARDVVGLEARGSARVIKFGDGSELAAHSVVLATGVSYRALQAEGCAPLTGRGVYYGSAATEAPECSDQHVYIVGGANSAGQAAVFFSRYASEVTILVRGPSLHASMSHYLIEQLEQIKNVDVRTHTSVVQAHGEEHLEKLTLCDQQGNRETVEAGHLFVFIGAAPRTEWLGEQVVRDEHGFVCTGPDLLVEGRRPPGWSLDRDPQHLESSIPGVFVAGDVRSQSVKRVASAVGEGAMAVTLVHRYLEQQ, encoded by the coding sequence GTGAGCCAGCCCATCCTGATGACGGTCGACGACGACCCGGCAGTATCCCGTTCGGTCGCTCGTGACCTCCGCCGTCGTTATGGCCAGGACTACCGCGTGGTGCGCGCGGGCTCGGGCGCCGACGCGCTCGACGCCCTGCGCGAGATCAAGCTGCGGGGGGACGCGGTCGCCGCGATCCTCGCCGACTACCGGATGCCGCACATGGACGGCATCGCCTTCCTGGAGCAGGCCATGGACCTGTTCCCGCACGCCCGCCGCGCGCTGCTGACGGCCTACGCCGACACCGACGCGGCCATCCAGGCGATCAACGTGGTGGACGTGGACCACTACCTGCTCAAGCCGTGGGACCCGCCCGAGGAGAAGCTCTACCCGGTGGTGGACGCGCTGGTCGACGCCTGGCGCGCGGCGGGGGACCGGCCGGTGCAGGAGATCAAGGTGGTCGGCCATCACTGGTCCGCCCCGTCCTACCAGGTCCGTGACTTCCTCGCGCGCAACTCGGTGCCCTACCGCTGGTATCCCGTCGACGAGCCCGAGGCGGCGCGCCTGCTGGAGGCGGCGGGGGCCACCGCCGACGAGATCCCGGTGCTGATCACCTCCGACGGCACGGTGCTGCGCAAGCCCGGGGGCGAGGAGATCGCCGGCGCGGTCGGCCTGTCCACCCGGCCGGCGGAGGAGTTCTACGACCTCATCGTCGTCGGCGGCGGTCCCGCCGGCCTCGGCGCCGCGGTGTACGGCGCGTCCGAAGGGCTGCGCACGGTGCTCGTCGAGCGCAAGGCGACCGGCGGCCAGGCCGGGCAGAGCTCCCGCATCGAGAACTACCTCGGCTTCCCGGACGGCGTCTCCGGCGCGCAGCTGACCGACCGCGCCCGCCGTCAGGCCCAGAAGTTCGGCGCGGAGGTGCTCACCGCCCGCGACGTCGTCGGCCTCGAGGCGCGCGGCTCGGCCCGGGTGATCAAGTTCGGGGACGGCTCCGAGCTGGCCGCGCACTCGGTCGTGCTCGCCACCGGCGTGTCCTACCGGGCGCTGCAGGCCGAGGGCTGCGCACCGCTCACCGGCCGCGGCGTCTACTACGGGTCCGCCGCCACCGAGGCGCCCGAGTGCTCGGACCAGCACGTCTACATCGTCGGCGGCGCGAACTCCGCCGGCCAGGCCGCGGTGTTCTTCTCCCGCTACGCGAGCGAGGTGACGATCCTGGTGCGCGGGCCGTCTCTGCACGCGTCGATGTCGCACTACCTGATCGAGCAGCTCGAGCAGATCAAGAACGTCGACGTCCGCACGCACACCTCGGTCGTGCAGGCGCACGGCGAGGAGCACCTGGAGAAGCTCACGCTGTGCGACCAGCAGGGCAACCGGGAGACGGTCGAAGCCGGTCACCTCTTCGTCTTCATCGGCGCGGCGCCGCGCACGGAGTGGCTGGGCGAGCAGGTGGTCCGCGACGAGCACGGGTTCGTCTGCACCGGGCCGGACCTGCTGGTCGAGGGGCGGCGGCCGCCGGGCTGGTCCCTCGACCGCGACCCGCAGCACCTGGAGTCCTCGATCCCGGGTGTGTTCGTCGCCGGAGACGTACGCTCGCAGTCAGTGAAGCGTGTCGCCTCGGCGGTCGGCGAGGGCGCGATGGCGGTCACGCTGGTGCATCGATACCTGGAGCAGCAATGA
- a CDS encoding SDR family oxidoreductase, whose amino-acid sequence MSTPRGVALVTGASRGLGAVIAARLAADDWAVAVNYRTDAEGARRVVGEIRADGGVADAFAADVTDEDGVCGLVAEVEARLGPVDVLVANATGPQPEVPVEELTWQAHLDQLEFFVKSPTLLLQAVLPGMKRKGRGRIVQIGSDIFERGLPRMSAYIAAKGAQLGLTRSWARELGPHDITVNLVAPGWIPVERHADVSEQDRRDYVAEVPLGRFGTPVEIAAAVCFLASDAASFLTGERITVNGGHTID is encoded by the coding sequence CGGGGTCGCACTCGTGACCGGCGCGTCGCGCGGGCTCGGCGCGGTCATCGCCGCGCGGCTGGCCGCCGACGACTGGGCCGTGGCGGTCAACTACCGCACCGACGCCGAGGGCGCGCGGCGCGTGGTCGGCGAGATCCGGGCGGACGGCGGCGTCGCGGACGCCTTCGCCGCGGACGTGACCGACGAAGACGGCGTGTGCGGCCTGGTCGCGGAGGTCGAGGCGCGGCTGGGCCCGGTCGACGTGCTCGTCGCCAACGCGACGGGCCCGCAGCCGGAGGTGCCGGTCGAGGAGCTCACCTGGCAGGCGCACCTGGACCAGCTCGAGTTCTTCGTCAAGAGCCCGACCCTGCTGCTGCAGGCCGTGCTGCCCGGGATGAAGAGGAAGGGCCGCGGCCGGATCGTCCAGATCGGCTCCGACATCTTCGAGCGCGGCCTGCCCCGGATGTCGGCCTACATCGCGGCGAAGGGCGCGCAGCTGGGCCTGACCCGAAGCTGGGCGCGCGAGCTCGGGCCGCACGACATCACGGTCAACCTCGTCGCGCCCGGCTGGATCCCGGTGGAACGGCACGCGGACGTGAGCGAGCAGGATCGGCGCGACTACGTGGCGGAGGTGCCGCTGGGCCGGTTCGGGACGCCGGTGGAGATCGCCGCGGCGGTGTGCTTCCTCGCCTCCGACGCCGCGTCGTTCCTCACCGGGGAGCGCATCACGGTCAACGGTGGGCACACAATCGACTAA
- a CDS encoding glycoside hydrolase family 16 protein produces MKTSTRLSRLLRLTAPALAVAAMLVAPGNAGAATVFSDDFNGPAGAAADASKWTMETGDNVNNHELEWYTPGAQNAALDGQGHLVITARQEGGHTCWYGPCTYTSARLNTSGKFTQTYGHFEARMKLPRGQGMWPAFWALGNDIGSNGWPNCGEIDFMENVGFEPNTVHGTIHGPGYSGANGIGAAYNGPNFSDDFHTYAVDWSPNSIKWYVDGNLYQTRTPADLGGNRWVFDHPFFLILNLAVGGDWPGSPNGSTQFPQQLVVDYVHVTA; encoded by the coding sequence ATGAAGACCTCCACCCGCCTGTCCCGCCTCCTGCGGCTGACCGCGCCCGCGCTCGCGGTGGCCGCCATGCTGGTGGCGCCTGGCAACGCCGGCGCCGCCACGGTGTTCAGCGACGACTTCAACGGACCCGCCGGCGCGGCCGCCGACGCCTCCAAGTGGACGATGGAGACCGGGGACAACGTCAACAACCACGAGCTGGAGTGGTACACCCCGGGCGCGCAGAACGCCGCGCTCGACGGCCAGGGCCACCTGGTGATCACCGCACGCCAGGAGGGCGGGCACACCTGCTGGTACGGCCCGTGCACCTACACCTCCGCGCGGCTGAACACCTCCGGGAAGTTCACCCAGACCTACGGGCACTTCGAGGCGCGGATGAAGCTGCCGCGCGGGCAGGGTATGTGGCCGGCGTTCTGGGCACTGGGCAACGACATCGGCTCCAACGGCTGGCCGAACTGCGGCGAGATCGACTTCATGGAGAACGTCGGGTTCGAGCCGAACACCGTGCACGGCACGATCCACGGCCCGGGCTACTCGGGCGCGAACGGGATCGGCGCGGCCTACAACGGCCCGAACTTCTCCGACGACTTCCACACCTACGCCGTCGACTGGTCGCCGAACAGCATCAAGTGGTACGTCGACGGGAACCTGTACCAGACCCGCACCCCCGCCGACCTCGGCGGCAACCGCTGGGTCTTCGACCACCCGTTCTTCCTGATCCTCAACCTCGCCGTCGGCGGGGACTGGCCGGGCTCCCCGAACGGCAGCACGCAGTTCCCGCAGCAGCTGGTGGTGGACTACGTGCACGTGACGGCCTGA
- a CDS encoding sulfite exporter TauE/SafE family protein, whose protein sequence is MIVTPHLPALLLLFVAGAGAGLTGSIAGLASLVSYPALLAVGLPPVSANVTNTIAMLGTTVGATAGSRPELAGQRARLKVLCLITAVGGAFGAALLLLTPSGTFTVIVPFLIAGASVLLFLGPRLRKYAEHANAHGLSPAAGVAAFAVAIYGGYFGAAAGVLMLALLSTVWAQSLARSNAAKNLATGAANLVAAVVFACTGKVVWPAVVVLCLGSVLGSWIGPAIVRRLPATPLRIAIGLAGLGLAAALGWQAFTA, encoded by the coding sequence ATCATCGTGACCCCGCACCTGCCTGCCCTGCTGTTGCTGTTCGTCGCCGGTGCCGGGGCCGGGCTCACCGGGTCGATCGCCGGCCTGGCGTCGCTGGTCTCCTATCCCGCGCTGCTCGCCGTCGGGCTGCCGCCGGTGTCCGCCAACGTCACCAACACCATCGCGATGCTCGGCACGACCGTCGGCGCCACCGCGGGGTCGCGGCCCGAGCTGGCCGGCCAGCGCGCCCGCCTCAAGGTCCTCTGCCTCATCACCGCGGTCGGCGGGGCGTTCGGGGCCGCGCTGCTGCTGCTGACCCCCTCCGGCACATTCACCGTCATAGTCCCGTTTCTGATCGCAGGCGCGTCGGTACTGTTGTTCCTCGGTCCGCGTCTGCGGAAGTACGCCGAGCACGCGAACGCACACGGGCTCAGCCCGGCCGCCGGCGTGGCGGCGTTCGCCGTCGCGATCTACGGCGGCTACTTCGGTGCCGCGGCAGGAGTTCTGATGCTCGCACTGCTGTCGACCGTGTGGGCGCAGTCGCTGGCCCGGTCGAACGCGGCGAAGAACCTCGCCACCGGCGCGGCCAACCTCGTCGCCGCCGTCGTGTTCGCCTGCACCGGCAAGGTCGTCTGGCCGGCGGTCGTGGTGCTGTGCCTGGGATCCGTGCTCGGTTCGTGGATCGGCCCGGCGATCGTCCGGCGGCTGCCCGCCACCCCGCTGCGGATCGCGATCGGGCTCGCCGGGCTCGGCCTCGCGGCGGCGCTCGGCTGGCAGGCCTTCACCGCGTGA
- a CDS encoding LLM class F420-dependent oxidoreductase: MRHGIVLFTSDRGITPAHAAKAAEETGFDSFNVPEHTHIPVKREAAHPRTGDATLPDDRYLRTLDPWVALATAAAVTTRIRLSTAVALPVEHDPITLAKTIASLDHLSGGRVTLGVGFGWNVDELTDHGVPSGRRRTMLREYLAAMRALWTDEEAAYEGEFVKFGPCWAWPKPAGEVPVVVGAAGTEKTFGWISRSADGWLTTPMEDELPKKIALLHRMWRDAGRDGAPEVVVLAGKPQPETLADYEELGVTELLFGLPDRSPEDVVGYLARLAGKLGLHSEATSATGSST, translated from the coding sequence ATGCGCCACGGCATCGTGTTGTTCACCAGCGACCGCGGGATCACCCCCGCTCACGCCGCGAAAGCGGCCGAGGAGACGGGGTTCGACTCCTTCAACGTGCCCGAGCACACGCACATCCCGGTCAAGCGCGAGGCGGCGCACCCGCGCACCGGCGACGCGACCCTGCCCGACGACCGCTACCTGCGCACCCTCGACCCGTGGGTCGCGCTCGCCACCGCCGCGGCGGTCACCACCCGGATCCGGCTCTCCACCGCCGTCGCGCTGCCGGTCGAGCACGACCCGATCACGCTCGCGAAGACCATTGCCTCCCTCGACCACCTCTCGGGCGGGCGGGTGACGCTCGGCGTCGGGTTCGGCTGGAACGTCGACGAGCTGACCGACCACGGCGTGCCGTCCGGGCGGCGCCGGACGATGCTGCGCGAGTACCTGGCGGCGATGCGTGCACTGTGGACGGACGAGGAAGCCGCCTACGAGGGCGAGTTCGTGAAGTTCGGCCCGTGCTGGGCGTGGCCGAAGCCGGCGGGCGAGGTGCCGGTCGTGGTCGGCGCCGCGGGCACCGAGAAGACCTTCGGCTGGATCAGCCGGTCCGCCGACGGCTGGCTGACCACCCCGATGGAGGACGAGCTGCCCAAGAAGATCGCGCTACTGCACCGGATGTGGCGCGACGCGGGGCGGGACGGCGCGCCCGAGGTCGTCGTGCTCGCGGGGAAGCCGCAACCGGAAACCCTTGCCGACTACGAGGAACTGGGCGTCACCGAACTCCTTTTCGGACTTCCCGACCGCTCGCCCGAGGACGTCGTCGGGTACCTCGCCCGGCTGGCCGGGAAGCTCGGCCTTCACTCCGAAGCCACCTCCGCCACCGGAAGCAGCACCTGA
- a CDS encoding ATP-binding protein, with protein sequence MTDPVVTREFLRDLFLFTSLSDAQLDWILAHASVEHYPGGAKVITEGEPATCFYVLLSGALRMTKQDSGGEVETTRSDQRGAYCGATQFFYGQNQQRYAASVYALSDLTFLTLPAAEFADQFRGWFPMATHLLEGSYLGWRNSDALIGSRRRLLALGQVSAGLTHELNNPAAAAVRATAALRERVAGMRHKLAILAKKDIDPNLLEQLLDVQEQLVKQVAAAPPLTAMQQSDREDEVGDWLEEHGLEQGWDLAPIFVSAGLSGQNLDEVLDSVGDSLIDGAVRWLAYALETEMLMGEIEDSTTRISALVGAAKQYSQMDRAPHQWIDVHDGLGSTLVMLSSKIGPGVKVVKDYDRTLPEVPAYPGELNQVWTNLIDNALGAMGGTGTLTVHTALVEDQVCVEIGDTGPGIPEEIRQRIFEPFFTTKPVGQGTGLGLDISWRIVVERHHGDLRVRSQPGNTRFQVLLPVAEVASE encoded by the coding sequence ATGACCGACCCCGTCGTGACCCGGGAGTTCCTCCGGGACCTGTTCCTGTTCACCAGCCTCTCCGACGCCCAGCTGGACTGGATCCTCGCGCACGCCTCGGTCGAGCACTATCCGGGCGGGGCCAAGGTGATCACCGAGGGCGAGCCGGCCACCTGCTTCTACGTGCTGCTCTCGGGCGCGCTGCGGATGACCAAGCAGGACTCCGGCGGCGAGGTCGAGACCACCCGCTCGGACCAGCGCGGCGCGTACTGCGGTGCCACCCAGTTCTTCTACGGGCAGAACCAGCAGCGCTACGCGGCTTCGGTCTACGCGCTGAGCGACCTGACGTTCCTGACCCTGCCCGCGGCCGAGTTCGCCGACCAGTTCCGCGGCTGGTTCCCGATGGCGACGCACCTGCTCGAGGGCTCCTACCTCGGCTGGCGCAACTCCGACGCGCTCATCGGGTCCCGGCGGCGGCTGCTGGCGCTGGGCCAGGTGTCCGCGGGCCTGACGCACGAGCTGAACAACCCGGCGGCCGCGGCGGTCCGGGCGACCGCGGCGCTGCGCGAGCGCGTCGCGGGCATGCGGCACAAGCTGGCGATACTGGCGAAGAAGGACATCGACCCCAACCTGCTGGAACAGCTGCTCGACGTGCAGGAGCAGCTCGTCAAGCAGGTGGCCGCGGCACCGCCGCTGACCGCGATGCAGCAGTCCGACCGCGAGGACGAGGTCGGCGACTGGCTCGAGGAGCACGGGCTGGAACAGGGCTGGGACCTCGCGCCGATCTTCGTCAGCGCCGGGCTGTCCGGGCAGAACCTCGACGAGGTCCTGGACTCGGTCGGCGACTCGCTCATCGACGGTGCCGTGCGCTGGCTCGCCTACGCGCTGGAGACCGAGATGCTGATGGGCGAGATCGAGGACTCGACCACCCGGATCTCCGCGCTCGTCGGCGCGGCCAAGCAGTACTCCCAGATGGACCGCGCCCCGCACCAGTGGATCGACGTGCACGACGGGCTCGGCTCCACGCTGGTGATGCTCAGCAGCAAGATCGGGCCCGGGGTGAAGGTCGTCAAGGACTACGACCGCACGCTGCCCGAGGTGCCGGCGTACCCGGGCGAGCTGAACCAGGTGTGGACCAACCTGATCGACAACGCCCTCGGCGCGATGGGCGGCACCGGCACGCTGACCGTCCACACCGCACTGGTCGAGGACCAGGTGTGCGTGGAGATCGGCGACACCGGGCCGGGCATCCCGGAGGAGATCCGCCAGCGGATCTTCGAGCCGTTCTTCACCACCAAGCCGGTGGGGCAGGGCACGGGGCTGGGGCTGGACATCTCGTGGCGGATCGTGGTGGAACGCCACCACGGTGACCTGCGGGTCCGCTCGCAGCCGGGGAACACCCGGTTTCAGGTGCTGCTTCCGGTGGCGGAGGTGGCTTCGGAGTGA